In the genome of Flavobacterium panacagri, one region contains:
- the lpxD gene encoding UDP-3-O-(3-hydroxymyristoyl)glucosamine N-acyltransferase, whose product MKFTAEQIAGILEGEVVGNLNAEVSKLSKIEEGEEGSLTFLANPKYINYIYTTKATVTIVNDSFIPEQEITTTLIKVEDAYAAFSKLLHFYNQVKLNKTGIEPQSFMSEGTKYGENLYLGSFSYIGQNVVLGDNVKIYPNSFIGDNVVIGDNVFIFAGAKIYSETVIGNNCTVHSGVIIGADGFGFAPNENGEYSKVPQIGNVIIEDNVDIGANTTIDRATLGSTIIRKGVKLDNQIMIAHNVEIGKNTVIAAQSGVAGSTKIGENCMIGGQVGIAGHLTIGNNVRLQAQSGVARNIKDDEVLQGTPSLGYTEFNKSYVHFKNLPKIVAEVQELKKQIINPKNGNNG is encoded by the coding sequence ATGAAATTTACAGCAGAACAAATAGCAGGAATTTTAGAAGGAGAAGTTGTTGGGAATCTCAATGCAGAGGTTTCTAAGCTTTCTAAAATCGAAGAAGGCGAAGAGGGATCGCTTACTTTTTTAGCTAATCCAAAGTATATCAATTACATATATACTACAAAAGCGACAGTAACAATTGTTAATGACAGCTTTATTCCCGAACAGGAAATTACTACTACTTTAATAAAAGTAGAAGATGCTTATGCCGCATTTTCTAAACTTTTACACTTTTATAATCAGGTAAAACTAAACAAAACAGGTATCGAACCACAGTCTTTTATGTCTGAGGGAACTAAATATGGTGAAAATCTATATTTAGGAAGTTTCAGCTATATCGGACAGAATGTAGTCTTAGGTGACAATGTGAAGATTTACCCAAACAGCTTTATTGGAGACAATGTTGTCATTGGTGATAATGTCTTCATTTTTGCTGGTGCTAAAATTTATTCAGAAACTGTAATTGGCAACAATTGTACTGTTCATTCAGGAGTGATAATTGGTGCAGATGGTTTCGGTTTTGCACCGAATGAAAATGGAGAATACAGTAAAGTACCTCAAATTGGTAATGTTATTATTGAAGATAATGTTGATATTGGTGCAAATACAACTATTGACAGAGCTACTCTTGGATCTACGATAATTAGAAAAGGAGTTAAGTTGGATAATCAGATTATGATTGCTCATAATGTAGAAATAGGGAAAAATACTGTTATTGCCGCTCAAAGTGGTGTAGCTGGTTCTACAAAAATAGGCGAGAATTGTATGATTGGTGGACAGGTAGGTATCGCAGGTCATTTGACTATTGGAAATAATGTTAGACTTCAGGCTCAGTCTGGAGTTGCTAGAAACATAAAGGATGATGAAGTTTTACAAGGAACGCCTTCTCTTGGATATACTGAATTTAACAAATCGTATGTTCACTTTAAAAATCTTCCTAAGATAGTGGCCGAAGTTCAAGAATTAAAAAAACAAATAATAAACCCAAAAAATGGAAATAATGGTTAA
- a CDS encoding bifunctional UDP-3-O-[3-hydroxymyristoyl] N-acetylglucosamine deacetylase/3-hydroxyacyl-ACP dehydratase, producing MVKQKTIKNEISLTGVGLHTGKEVTMTFKPAPVNNGFTFVRVDLQGQPVIEADANYVVNTQRGTNLEKLGVKIQTPEHVLAAVVGCDLDNIIIELNASELPIMDGSSKYFVEAIEKAGIEEQDAQRNVYVVKEVISFTDEATGSEILVMPSDEYQVTAMVDFGTKVLGTQNATLKSLSDFKEEIASSRTFSFLHELESLLEHGLIKGGDLNNAIVYVDKEISESTMENLKKAFGKDEISVKPNGVLDNLTLHYPNEAARHKLLDVIGDLSLIGVRIQGKIIANKPGHFVNTQFAKKLAKIIKIEQRNHVPTYDLHQEPLMDIHKIMAMLPHRPPFLLIDRIIEMSDRHVVGLKNVTMNENFFVGHFPEAPVMPGVLIVEAMAQTGGILVLSTVPDPENYLTYFMKIDNVKFKHKVLPGDTLIFKCELISPIRRGICHMQANAYANGKLVTEAELMAQIARKQ from the coding sequence ATGGTTAAACAGAAGACCATCAAAAATGAAATTTCACTAACAGGAGTTGGATTGCATACTGGAAAAGAAGTTACAATGACTTTTAAACCTGCTCCCGTTAATAATGGTTTCACTTTTGTAAGAGTAGATTTGCAAGGTCAACCAGTCATTGAAGCTGATGCTAATTATGTTGTTAATACTCAAAGAGGAACAAATCTTGAGAAATTAGGAGTGAAAATTCAAACACCTGAACACGTTTTAGCTGCAGTAGTTGGCTGCGATTTGGATAATATTATTATTGAATTGAATGCCTCTGAACTTCCAATTATGGATGGTTCATCAAAATATTTTGTTGAAGCTATTGAAAAAGCAGGTATTGAAGAACAAGATGCACAGCGTAATGTTTATGTTGTAAAGGAAGTGATTTCATTTACAGACGAAGCTACAGGAAGCGAAATCTTGGTTATGCCAAGCGATGAATATCAAGTTACAGCAATGGTTGATTTTGGTACTAAAGTTTTAGGTACTCAAAATGCAACTTTAAAAAGTTTATCAGATTTTAAAGAAGAAATAGCAAGTTCTAGAACTTTTAGTTTCTTACACGAATTAGAATCATTATTAGAACATGGTCTAATTAAAGGTGGCGATTTAAACAATGCAATCGTATATGTAGACAAAGAAATCTCTGAATCTACAATGGAGAATCTTAAAAAAGCATTTGGCAAAGATGAAATTTCTGTAAAACCAAATGGTGTTTTAGATAACCTTACATTACACTATCCGAACGAAGCGGCAAGACACAAATTACTTGATGTTATTGGAGATTTATCTTTAATTGGCGTTCGTATTCAAGGAAAAATTATTGCCAACAAACCAGGGCACTTTGTAAATACTCAATTTGCAAAAAAACTGGCTAAAATTATCAAAATAGAACAGAGAAATCATGTTCCTACTTATGATTTACATCAAGAACCATTGATGGATATTCATAAAATTATGGCGATGCTTCCTCACAGACCTCCATTTTTGTTGATTGATAGAATTATTGAAATGTCTGATCGTCATGTGGTTGGTTTGAAAAATGTTACTATGAACGAGAATTTCTTTGTAGGACACTTTCCGGAAGCTCCAGTTATGCCGGGGGTTTTAATTGTAGAAGCAATGGCACAAACTGGTGGAATCTTAGTATTAAGTACAGTTCCAGATCCAGAAAATTACTTAACATACTTTATGAAGATTGACAACGTTAAGTTTAAACATAAAGTATTGCCAGGAGATACATTAATTTTCAAATGCGAATTGATTTCTCCTATCAGAAGAGGAATTTGTCATATGCAGGCAAACGCTTATGCAAATGGTAAATTAGTAACTGAGGCAGAATTAATGGCACAAATTGCAAGAAAACAATAA
- the lpxA gene encoding acyl-ACP--UDP-N-acetylglucosamine O-acyltransferase: protein MNQPLAYVHPGAKIAKNVVIEPFTTIHNNVVIGDGTWIGSNVTIMEGARIGKNCNIFPGAVISAVPQDLKFGGEDSLAIIGDNCTIRECVTINRGTIASGQTVIGNNCLVMAYAHIAHDCEIGNNAIIVNGVALAGHVVVGNHAVIGGLAAIHQFIHIGDHAMISGGSLVRKDVPPFTKAAKEPLSYVGINSVGLRRRGFSTEKIREIQEIYRILYQKNYNTTQALSIIEAEMEATPERDEILDFIRNSSRGIMKGYSGNY from the coding sequence ATGAATCAACCATTAGCATATGTTCATCCTGGCGCTAAAATCGCTAAAAATGTTGTAATCGAACCATTTACAACAATTCACAATAATGTTGTTATTGGTGATGGTACTTGGATTGGTTCAAACGTGACCATTATGGAAGGCGCTCGAATTGGAAAAAATTGTAATATTTTTCCAGGAGCGGTAATTTCAGCTGTGCCACAAGATTTAAAATTTGGCGGTGAAGATTCTCTCGCAATTATCGGTGATAATTGTACTATCAGAGAATGTGTAACTATTAATAGAGGAACAATTGCTTCTGGACAGACTGTAATTGGAAATAATTGCCTAGTAATGGCTTATGCTCACATTGCGCACGACTGTGAAATTGGAAATAATGCAATTATCGTTAATGGTGTTGCTTTAGCTGGTCACGTAGTTGTAGGGAATCATGCTGTTATTGGTGGTTTAGCTGCAATTCACCAATTTATTCATATTGGTGATCATGCTATGATTTCTGGTGGATCTTTGGTTAGAAAAGATGTTCCTCCTTTTACAAAAGCAGCAAAAGAACCATTGTCCTATGTTGGAATTAACTCTGTTGGTTTAAGAAGAAGGGGATTTAGTACTGAAAAGATTAGAGAAATTCAGGAAATCTACAGAATTTTATACCAAAAAAATTACAATACAACGCAAGCTTTAAGTATTATTGAAGCTGAAATGGAAGCTACTCCTGAAAGAGACGAAATTCTTGATTTTATCAGAAATTCTTCTCGAGGAATTATGAAAGGTTATTCTGGGAACTATTAA
- the efp gene encoding elongation factor P: MASTSDIRNGLCIKFNHDIYKIIEFLHVKPGKGPAFVRTKLKSLTSGKVLDNTFSAGHKIDVIRVETHTFQYLYPEGDEFHFMNAETFEQISLNKNILDAPDLLKEGTNVMVQINTETDLPLSVDMPASVILEVTYAEPGVKGNTATNATKNATVETGANINVPLFINEGDKIKIDTASGSYMERVKE; this comes from the coding sequence ATGGCATCTACATCAGATATTAGAAACGGATTGTGTATTAAATTTAATCACGATATCTATAAGATTATTGAATTTCTTCACGTAAAACCTGGAAAAGGTCCAGCTTTCGTAAGAACAAAATTGAAAAGCTTAACTTCAGGTAAAGTATTAGATAATACTTTTTCTGCAGGTCACAAAATTGACGTTATTCGTGTTGAAACACATACATTTCAATATTTGTATCCAGAAGGTGATGAATTTCACTTTATGAATGCTGAAACGTTTGAACAAATTTCTTTAAACAAAAACATTCTAGATGCTCCAGATTTGTTAAAAGAAGGAACAAACGTAATGGTTCAGATCAATACAGAAACTGATTTACCATTATCAGTGGATATGCCAGCATCTGTAATTCTTGAAGTTACTTATGCTGAACCAGGAGTAAAAGGAAATACTGCTACAAATGCAACGAAAAACGCTACAGTAGAAACGGGTGCAAACATCAACGTTCCTTTATTTATTAATGAAGGAGATAAAATTAAAATCGATACAGCTTCAGGTTCTTACATGGAGCGTGTAAAAGAATAA
- a CDS encoding UDP-3-O-(3-hydroxymyristoyl)glucosamine N-acyltransferase: MKFQKIHSLQEIANLLNCKFIGDKDFQVLGMNEIHVVEPGDIVFVDHPKYYDKALQSAATIVLINKEVDCPEGKALLISDDPFRDFNILTKHFKPFQFANVAIAPTAEIGEGTIIQPNTFVGNHVKIGKNCLIHSNVSIYDHTIIGDNVIIHAGTILGADAFYYKKRPEGFDQLVSGGRVVVEDNVGIGALCTIDKGVTGDTTIGAGTKLDNQVHVGHDTIIGKKCLIASQTGIAGCVIIEDEVTMWGQVGTTSGITIGTKAVVMGQTGVTKSVEGGKSYFGTPIEESREKLKQLANIKKIPEILSKLK; encoded by the coding sequence ATGAAATTTCAAAAGATTCATTCTTTACAAGAAATTGCAAATTTGCTTAATTGCAAATTTATTGGTGACAAAGACTTCCAAGTTTTGGGCATGAACGAGATACATGTGGTTGAGCCAGGTGATATCGTTTTTGTTGACCATCCAAAATATTATGATAAAGCTTTACAATCGGCAGCGACCATTGTTTTGATCAACAAAGAAGTGGATTGTCCAGAAGGTAAGGCACTTCTAATTTCTGACGATCCGTTTAGAGATTTCAATATTCTTACTAAACATTTCAAACCTTTTCAATTTGCAAATGTAGCGATTGCACCTACAGCAGAAATAGGAGAGGGAACTATCATTCAACCTAATACTTTTGTTGGTAATCACGTAAAAATTGGAAAGAATTGTTTGATTCATTCTAATGTATCCATTTACGATCATACTATTATTGGTGATAATGTGATTATTCATGCAGGAACTATTCTAGGAGCTGACGCTTTTTATTATAAGAAACGTCCTGAGGGCTTCGATCAGTTAGTTTCAGGCGGAAGAGTAGTTGTTGAAGATAATGTTGGTATTGGTGCGCTTTGTACAATAGACAAAGGAGTTACAGGGGATACGACTATTGGAGCAGGAACAAAACTGGATAATCAGGTTCATGTTGGTCATGACACTATTATTGGTAAAAAATGTTTAATAGCTTCGCAGACTGGTATTGCCGGTTGCGTAATTATTGAAGATGAAGTTACGATGTGGGGTCAAGTTGGAACAACTAGTGGTATTACTATCGGTACAAAAGCGGTGGTAATGGGGCAGACAGGTGTGACAAAATCAGTTGAAGGAGGAAAGTCCTATTTTGGTACTCCAATTGAGGAGTCTAGAGAGAAATTGAAACAATTAGCTAATATCAAGAAGATTCCTGAAATTTTAAGTAAATTGAAGTAA